From Desulfovibrio desulfuricans, a single genomic window includes:
- a CDS encoding CheR family methyltransferase: MRPPLTPAAAFRSPTQTADNTRAASPFRKDLQISDEEFLQLRDFIYQQCGIFIAENRKYLVENRLSNRIKELNLKSYSDYYNFLRFDGSRRTELTKLFEVVTTNETSFFRNPPQLEVFQKSVLPDILDQCRKAGRKKLRIWSAGCSTGEEPYTLAIILCEVLKSELSSWDIKITANDLSEAVLAAARRGVYNDYALRTTPKEIVDAYFIKEDTQYRVKPELKSLISFGPINLNDREQLKRVEKSQIVFCRNVIIYFDDEMKRKVINAFYDNLEINGALLIGHSESLHNISRAFQLEHHKGTIVYRKMS, translated from the coding sequence ATGCGCCCGCCGCTCACGCCTGCCGCGGCTTTTCGCTCGCCCACGCAAACTGCAGACAACACCCGTGCAGCCTCGCCCTTCCGCAAGGATTTGCAGATATCTGACGAGGAATTTCTGCAACTGCGCGATTTCATCTATCAACAGTGCGGCATTTTCATTGCTGAAAACAGGAAGTACCTTGTTGAAAACCGGCTTTCAAACCGCATCAAGGAACTGAACCTCAAGAGTTACAGCGACTATTACAACTTTCTGCGCTTTGACGGCAGCCGCCGCACAGAGCTCACCAAGCTTTTTGAAGTGGTAACAACCAACGAAACAAGCTTTTTCCGCAATCCACCGCAGCTTGAAGTTTTTCAAAAAAGTGTGCTGCCCGACATTCTTGACCAGTGCCGCAAGGCAGGGCGCAAAAAGCTGCGTATCTGGTCGGCTGGCTGTTCCACGGGCGAAGAACCCTACACGCTTGCCATCATATTGTGTGAAGTGCTGAAAAGTGAACTTTCCAGCTGGGACATCAAGATCACAGCCAATGACCTTTCCGAGGCCGTGCTGGCCGCTGCCCGCCGGGGAGTTTACAACGATTATGCCCTGCGCACGACCCCAAAGGAAATTGTGGACGCTTACTTTATCAAGGAAGACACGCAGTACAGAGTCAAGCCGGAACTGAAGTCGCTCATTTCCTTTGGGCCCATTAACCTCAATGACAGGGAACAGCTCAAACGCGTTGAAAAATCTCAGATTGTTTTCTGCCGCAACGTTATCATCTACTTTGACGATGAAATGAAGCGCAAGGTCATCAACGCCTTTTACGACAACCTTGAAATCAACGGCGCTCTGCTTATCGGGCATTCCGAATCCCTGCATAACATCAGCCGTGCGTTCCAGCTTGAACACCACAAGGGAACCATTGTTTACAGAAAAATGAGCTGA
- a CDS encoding response regulator, which translates to MKKHIMVVDDSKTIRNLVAFVLKGEGFKVSTAEDGLDAIEKLYSLEPVDLIVSDVNMPRMDGFTFIKTIRAQDAYKDIPIIVLSTEGQEKDIQTGMSLGANLYMVKPAQPEKMVRNIKMLLG; encoded by the coding sequence ATGAAAAAACATATTATGGTCGTAGACGACTCCAAGACTATCCGTAACCTGGTAGCCTTTGTTCTCAAGGGCGAAGGCTTCAAGGTCAGCACCGCCGAGGATGGCCTTGACGCTATTGAAAAGCTTTACAGCCTTGAGCCGGTCGACCTGATTGTTTCGGACGTGAACATGCCCCGCATGGACGGCTTCACGTTTATCAAGACCATCCGCGCTCAGGATGCCTATAAGGATATTCCTATTATTGTCCTTTCAACGGAAGGGCAGGAGAAGGACATTCAGACCGGCATGAGCCTCGGCGCCAACCTGTATATGGTTAAACCGGCACAGCCTGAAAAAATGGTCCGTAATATAAAGATGCTTCTGGGATAG
- a CDS encoding chemotaxis protein CheW, which translates to MVKTPEEYFADQCLAVPQAADATLSAAEQAFVQKYLGSDALQTMPVLEPEQVMAGAAGEAKDHARPAHHAGHAEAETARPSLRTRLAAEEQVQMVSFYVREQVFLLPVPVIVEVLRYMPLTRLPMAPPFIAGVVNLRGKVTPLLHLDALLTTDQTKRYTEKSFIIVCGTEDMQLGLIIDKIHTMYMVSKDSISWNIEAQLGEGADFLCGLANIKERLHGIIDPELIVDKLIEV; encoded by the coding sequence ATGGTAAAAACGCCCGAAGAATACTTTGCAGACCAGTGCCTGGCCGTACCTCAAGCGGCAGACGCAACGCTGAGCGCTGCGGAACAGGCCTTTGTGCAAAAATATCTGGGCAGCGATGCATTGCAGACCATGCCGGTGCTTGAACCGGAGCAGGTGATGGCTGGCGCAGCAGGAGAAGCGAAAGACCATGCGCGCCCAGCCCATCATGCCGGGCATGCAGAGGCAGAGACTGCCCGGCCTTCCTTGCGCACAAGGCTTGCGGCAGAAGAACAGGTGCAGATGGTTTCGTTCTATGTGCGCGAACAGGTATTTTTGCTGCCAGTGCCGGTAATTGTCGAGGTGCTGCGCTACATGCCGCTGACCCGGCTGCCCATGGCGCCCCCCTTTATTGCTGGTGTTGTCAACTTGCGCGGCAAGGTTACGCCCCTGCTGCACCTGGATGCATTGCTGACCACAGACCAGACTAAGCGTTATACAGAAAAAAGCTTTATCATTGTTTGTGGCACAGAAGATATGCAGCTTGGCCTTATTATCGACAAAATACATACCATGTACATGGTTTCAAAAGATAGCATTAGTTGGAACATCGAGGCGCAACTTGGCGAAGGGGCAGATTTTCTGTGCGGCCTCGCCAATATCAAGGAACGCCTCCACGGTATTATCGACCCAGAACTGATTGTCGACAAACTTATTGAAGTCTGA
- a CDS encoding ParA family protein produces the protein MCAKVLAIANQKGGVGKTTTSISLSSALARMGKKVLVLDLDPHACATLHARIYPEGITCSLHDLFLAQEDAWPVIWPDLIHVQALPGIDVAPGSIRLSELEVDFRERQAKGSVLLRSLTHVRDGYDYIILDCPPHVGILLVNALVAADLLIIPIQTDFLALHGLKLLFDTLHTLNKALGRPVRYRAVPTMYDRRAKACTRVLELMRRKMGQSMFSTVIGVDTHFREASAQGCTIYDIDARSKGALGYNSLAEEVVKLW, from the coding sequence ATGTGCGCAAAAGTTCTGGCTATTGCCAATCAAAAAGGGGGCGTCGGCAAAACCACGACATCCATTTCGCTGAGCAGCGCGCTTGCCCGCATGGGGAAAAAGGTTCTTGTTCTTGATCTTGACCCCCACGCCTGCGCCACGCTGCATGCGAGAATATACCCCGAAGGCATCACTTGCAGCCTGCACGATCTTTTTCTTGCGCAGGAAGATGCCTGGCCCGTGATCTGGCCCGATCTTATCCATGTGCAGGCGCTGCCGGGGATAGATGTGGCGCCGGGCAGCATACGGCTGTCAGAGCTTGAAGTTGATTTTCGCGAACGTCAGGCCAAGGGAAGTGTGCTCCTCCGCAGCCTCACGCATGTGCGCGATGGGTACGATTACATAATTCTGGATTGTCCACCCCATGTGGGCATTTTGCTGGTCAATGCGCTGGTTGCCGCAGACCTGCTGATAATTCCGATCCAGACAGATTTTCTTGCCTTGCACGGGCTCAAGCTGCTGTTCGACACGCTGCACACGTTGAACAAGGCCCTGGGCAGGCCCGTACGCTACCGGGCAGTGCCCACCATGTACGACAGGAGAGCAAAAGCCTGCACACGGGTACTTGAACTGATGCGCCGCAAAATGGGGCAATCCATGTTTTCGACGGTCATTGGGGTGGACACGCACTTTCGCGAGGCCAGCGCCCAGGGGTGCACCATTTATGATATCGACGCCCGCTCAAAGGGTGCGCTCGGGTATAATTCGCTTGCAGAAGAAGTGGTGAAGCTATGGTAA